Proteins co-encoded in one Hirundo rustica isolate bHirRus1 chromosome 18, bHirRus1.pri.v3, whole genome shotgun sequence genomic window:
- the SMIM36 gene encoding small integral membrane protein 36 yields MEFYLEIDPVTLNLIILVSSYVILLLVFLISCVLYDCRGKDPSKEYAPEVPADTQPPIRLVVMQQGSPGTRWAKGLISAYENPADLPGKRTTVV; encoded by the coding sequence ATGGAGTTTTATTTGGAGATTGACCCCGTTACCTTGAATCTCATCATTCTGGTATCTAGCTATGTCATTTTGCTTCTGGTTTTCCTGATCTCCTGCGTGCTCTATGACTGCAGAGGGAAGGATCCCAGCAAGGAATATGCTCCTGAGGTCCCTGCAGACACCCAGCCGCCAATCCGGCTGGTGGTGATGCAGCAGGGCTCCCCTGGCACTCGCTGGGCAAAGGGACTCATCTCTGCCTACGAGAACCCTGCTGATCTGCCTGGGAAAAGGACTACAGTTGTGTGA